The region TTTAAACTCGTATGCATGTagtcagacaaaaaaaatagtATAACAGTTCAAATTAAGCAAAGTTCAGCAAATAAAATAGCAATTTTTAGTGAAAATGACTGTCTGAGCAGGTTTGCTTTGGCTGTGTCAGCACAACACTGGAGGTGGCAGTGAAAAAGCAGCTGACGTGGAAAGGAACACTATTTTAGGCACCAGGGCCCGCCTAAAGCTGACAAGATTTGGAGTCCTGTTGGTAATACTCTCAACTGACTACATATGGacattttgtttccagtgcCTCAACTATGTAACTGTGCCTATGGATATACGTATTGTCAAGGGACTGAAAAAGCCAAAGACTTACTAGCATCGGGAGGAGCTATGGGTGGCTATATGACTTAATTAAGTCCCCACAATCCATCTACAAAGTGACAGTGCTTCAGTCACACTGCCAAGCAAACAATTTGGCCAGTTCCTTTGTAATTaagaaacaaatcagaaaaaggATACTCTTCCTCCAGCAACATTTTCTCAATGACAGCCCTGTTTTCTTCACTAATGCTGCTGTCCAATGTCCACGGCTGCAAACAACACAAACATTTCTTAATCCTTGGATTCTGTTATGTTGTTATTTAAGTACCAAGAATCAATATATaaacagcttctgaaaataatcaaaaaacaCTCTTAAATAAGCTAAAAGGGGATGTACAAGGAGGTAAGACTGAAGTTGTAATAACCTTGCTAGAAACACCattcaattaaaaacaacttACAAGACTGTTATCAGTTCTCCAAGATGAATCAAGGTAGTGATCCTGCAGCAAGCttgatgctgtgttttcatgACCTCTGAAAAAAAGTCCCATATTCAAAAACACAAATACTTTCAATCAAAATGAATGTACCATTAGTAACTATACCATTAACAGAAGTACGAGATACTAAAATCCAGGTCATGCATTGTAGGCTATAAGGTAAcgttattattttataatattccATTAGGCACAGCCTAATTCTCCCTCAGTGAGTCACCTGATGGTACTCCAGACAGCAACATCTCACCTACCTGTTTTTCTCCAGAGCACAGCTCCTACTGCCAGAAGgtttaatagaatcatagactcacacaggttggaaaagaccttaaagtcttttccatccagtccaaccatgacctaaccacAGTACCttaacaaccctccactaaatcgggtccctgagcaccacatccaaacagcttttaaacacatccaggggtggtgattcaatcacctccctggggagaACCTTATCATATGGGATAGTCAGCACTCTTACAAACTTCATCCAGGTTATGCTTAACTTTTCCTGCCAGTATTTGCTTTTTACCTTCAGAAAACCATCACTAATATCCCATCCAGCAGTGACAACAGGAGGTGCTGTTTCAGAGCATCACACAGTCTGGTTTCTGGCACGGGACGATTCCTCCCCTCTCTCCCAGCACCAGCTGGATTAGGGAAAACCGCTGCCCGCTTACTTCAGAAGACAGTCAGACACCCCTTAGCTGTGAATTATGCCCTACCTGGCAGCCTGTcccatgcccaccgccctgtggTGCAGAGCCCTTCCCTAACCGCCCACACCCCCCCGGCACAGCcccatgccgttccctcgggcgtcgtcgctgtcacagagagcagagctccgCGCTGCACCTCCTCCCCCTGTGAGGAGCCGccgtgaggcctcccctcagcctcctttgcTCCGGGCCGAGCAACCAAAGAACCTCGGGCTCCCGGCAGCGGCTGGGCGGTGTACGGGCGGTGTACCGGCGCTGTGCCCGCGCACGGCCCTCACTCACTCTGAGGCCACCTCCCCGGGCGCGGCCGCGAGATCCCCCTCGACGTCCACCTCCGGCTCCTCCGCCGCCATGACAGCGGGCTCACACCTCTCGCGAGACGAGTGGAAATCTCGCGAGACGAGGCAGAAGAGCGGCGTTCTGCGCATGCCCCGTTGGTGGCCCGCGCACGCGCCACAGCCAGAGGTGAAGCCGCGCCCTGAGGAGATGCCGGGTGGAGGCGGAGAGATGGCGCTCGGTAGGCGGGGCGCCGGGCGGGGAGAGGGCAGCTGAGGGCAGCTGAGGGCGTAGGCGGGGGACGACGGCTGGGTTGAggtgtggggagggagaggaggtgaAGGGTGGGCCTGAATGGGGCGAGGGCGGGCGTGGGGTGCTCGGGGTGCCGCCGGCTCCTTGTCAGGGAGGGGGGGTGGAGCGCTCTGAGGAGAAGCACTCAGGATGAGGGTTAACGGCCcgaagttgtgccaggggaggttcgggttgggtattaggaaacatttcttgtcagaaagagcGCTcgggccctggcacagctgcccaggcaGCGGTGGGGTCACTGACCTCGGAGGTGTTCTCAGCCCCACGATGTGCTGACTGAGTATTTCAGGGCACGTTGCTGTAGATACGGGTTTTGTTAGCCTCGTTCTGTGTAGTTCCAACCgcacaggcactgctgtgcaagatgagagcagcagagcgctgtgctgctttgtttcaaCTGCGCTGTGATACGGAGTTGGAAATCACAGTTTTATCGCTCTATGCTTTTAAATCTGTGTCGCATTTCATGAGAAGTATTTGGTTCCCCGTGATAATTGGGCTTCTAATTACATAGCGAGGGGGAAGTGAGAATTGTGAGGGTTGATTATCATTGTGAAGGAAATGATTACCATCAACtcaagaaagcatttctgtttcgAGAGGTGACGATGCAAGTGCATTGCTTTGTGCCAACAAACTCTCTTGCAAcctttttattctgaatttctttgtgcTGGAATCAGTTTGGAAGTGAAATGATTAAACAGGCTGGAATAGGAATAGGCTGGCTCATCTCCCGCATCCAGCCTGGAGCAGGCGTGTGtggctgggctggaagggagggcagggcaatctgtcagcagtgctttgcagttAGTTCTGCCTGAGCTAAACAGACTGAACTGCAGTGTTATCAGCTCCAACATCTCTGTGCTCTATATCCTTGAGGATACAAATGTCTCCTTGCTCATAATAGATGGCTAGTTAAGAATGTGGTGTTTAATGCAGACTTGAGTCGTGATTTATACTACAGGAGGTTATACACAGTGCATTTAAGATTGCCACTTTTTAGATTCCAAGTATGAGGTCCATGGGAAAAAGCAGATGCATAATCAATATTCCAAAGTTTAATGGTATGTTTAAGATCCCATTTTCCATGGTCCCCACTGATTACTGACTTAATTTGCCTGTCCTAATAAAATTGTCAATCACACAGAGCCTCAGTACTTCCCAAATTACACTAAAGAATAATTCTGCCTTTAAGTttagaaatgtttgctttgcatatttattttgtcatcaacattttcttcttcagaagggTGACAATTTGAGCCTGATTCTCTGTTTTGTTACATTCTGCTACTTGCAGCGGGGTCTTTTTGAGACTATTAGCTGCTACTAAATTGGCTTTTTCTCCCTGTGACCAGTTTATGAGGGAATTTACAGCATTTAAGTGACCAGCTTTGCAAGCACAGTGCAATGGGGTATCCTTATTGCTGTCTAAGGCATTAatggctgccccataacccAGCAGTAGGTTTATCAAGTCACTGTGCCCATATTCTGCTGCAATATGCAGTGCTGTCTTTCTCCAAATGTTTCTGTCAtcaatattcttatttttccctgACATCAGTAGAAGTTTTACAACCTCTGTGTTTCCTTTGATGGCTGCATAGTGCATGGGAGTACACCCATCCATGTCCTTAACTCCGAGTCTTCCTTTTTTAGCTAGCAGAACTTGAACAATACTGAGATGACCTcgcagagctgcagcatgcaggggtgtctttttctccttgtcttgtGCGTTGGGGTCAGCATTAGCATTCAGAAGCATCTCTACCATTGTTTTGTCTCCcctttcagaagcaaaatgtAAAGGCGATTTTGATTGCTTATCCTTCGCGTTAACATTGGCCTTGTGGTGCAAAAACTGTAGGGCAACATCAGCATTACCTCTTTGACTCGCAGTATGCAAGGGAGTAACAAACTCCTTAGTGACAGCATTAATTTTGGCCCCGGCGCTGACTAACAGGCCAACTAATGCTCCACTGTTGTGCAGTGCAGCAATATGGAGTGGGGTTTCATCAGCCTGATTGGTCACATTGGCTTTCATCCCTTTGTGCAGGAGCAGGTTGGTGATggaggcagccccagcctgaACTGCCAGGTGCAAAGCTGTGTCTGAAGCAGGGGTCTTTATTCCCAAGTTTGCTCCCTTTTCAATTAGAACTTCTGCACATTCAGCCTTGCCTGTTTCACACGCCAGGAGTAAAGGAGTGTACTGGATTTCACTGTAGGCATTTATATCTGTACCTCTGTCAGCTAAAGCTGCTACAATaccatgcagatttttctgtACAGCTTTAAAAAGAGCTGACTCCATTATGTCCGATGGTAAATCTTTAGAATATTCTAGCAGTGTTTTGAAGATGGATGGGTGGTTGCTGTTGAAGGCTCTTTCGACCACGTTGGAATCAACACTGGCTCCAGCTTCCAACAGtacttctgcagtgttttcaaagCCCTGATGAACAGCATAACTGAGAGCAGTCTGTCCTCTCTCATCCTTCCCATCAATGGAGGCACCacactttaaaagcatttttgccAGACTGCTTTCATCCTTAAGAGCTGCCATGTGCAAAAAGTGCTGCTGGTTCCCACTTCTTCTTGCCTCTTCTCTCAGGAACATCTTCAATATGTGACTATGGTTATTCTGTGCAGCCAGATGAAGTGGTGTCTTGCCTTCTTTATCCAAACTGTACATGTGAGCACCACGGCGGAGAAGCACTTTGACTGCATCACCATGGCCTTTCtcagcagccctgtgcagagGTATTCTTCCTTTCTGGTCCATCACATCTAGCTTAGCACCTTTGCTGATCAAATATTCCATTATGCTTAGGTGTCCCTGAGAGGCTGCAACGTGCAGAAGGGTTTCATTTGAAGAGTTTAGAGCATTAATATCATtgtctttcagtgttttctctaACTCTGACAGATAACCCTTAGCAGCTGTGTCAAAGATGCCAATATCAGAATGATGTTCTCTAGGTTTTGCTGCTCCTGAAAGCTGagtttcttttcccttcttcttagTATCCCCTTCGtgtctttttcttccaggactctctctttcttcttggcACTGTTCATAGCTCTTTTCAAACCAAACTTTGTCTCTTTCAAGTAAGTATCCTATCAGTTGTCTTCTGGAATCTCTGACGCTTTCATTTACTTCACTGACATAATTTCTCATCTTGTTATAAAGTTTTGGCTCCGCTTGCTTTAAACATGGATAGAAAAAGAGCCTGCAGGCTCGTTCACCTTGAGAAATTAGGGTGTCTAAAACTCGAGCGTTCTTTTCTGTTCGCGTCCTGTAGAAACTCATGACCATCCTTTTTTCTGGGGCAAAAATGCCATTGTCTATGAGGCAG is a window of Gallus gallus isolate bGalGal1 chromosome 8, bGalGal1.mat.broiler.GRCg7b, whole genome shotgun sequence DNA encoding:
- the LOC101747588 gene encoding CARD- and ANK-domain containing inflammasome adapter protein, which translates into the protein MHSTSLFTNPYAIEVLRTKREELIEGINDPDHLLSCLIDNGIFAPEKRMVMSFYRTRTEKNARVLDTLISQGERACRLFFYPCLKQAEPKLYNKMRNYVSEVNESVRDSRRQLIGYLLERDKVWFEKSYEQCQEERESPGRKRHEGDTKKKGKETQLSGAAKPREHHSDIGIFDTAAKGYLSELEKTLKDNDINALNSSNETLLHVAASQGHLSIMEYLISKGAKLDVMDQKGRIPLHRAAEKGHGDAVKVLLRRGAHMYSLDKEGKTPLHLAAQNNHSHILKMFLREEARRSGNQQHFLHMAALKDESSLAKMLLKCGASIDGKDERGQTALSYAVHQGFENTAEVLLEAGASVDSNVVERAFNSNHPSIFKTLLEYSKDLPSDIMESALFKAVQKNLHGIVAALADRGTDINAYSEIQYTPLLLACETGKAECAEVLIEKGANLGIKTPASDTALHLAVQAGAASITNLLLHKGMKANVTNQADETPLHIAALHNSGALVGLLVSAGAKINAVTKEFVTPLHTASQRGNADVALQFLHHKANVNAKDKQSKSPLHFASERGDKTMVEMLLNANADPNAQDKEKKTPLHAAALRGHLSIVQVLLAKKGRLGVKDMDGCTPMHYAAIKGNTEVVKLLLMSGKNKNIDDRNIWRKTALHIAAEYGHSDLINLLLGYGAAINALDSNKDTPLHCACKAGHLNAVNSLINWSQGEKANLVAANSLKKTPLQVAECNKTENQAQIVTLLKKKMLMTK